The genomic DNA GCAAGTATCACACGAATAGAGGTTATTTTCGATACaggagaatatgtgtcaaagtaatcaaACCCTTCACGTTGATGGTAACTTTTAATTACCAATCTGGTTTTATACTTATCTATggttccatctgatttcattttccttttgaaaacccatttacagCCTAGTGGTTTGCTTCCTGGAGGAAGATGTACTAATTCTCACGTATAgttttgtaaaatggattccatttcGGAATTGATAGCCTCTTTCCATAGAGATCTCTCAGATGAACTCATTTcttccttgaagctttgaggttcattttccatcatgaaagtgataaaatccggaccaaaggatttctcagtcctagctctcttgctacgtctaggttcaatatcttgatcaagctattgttctttatcaattgtctcatataatattttggatgaacttgattcttccttagatttgtatggaaacatgtgttcaaagaacgaagcatttcttgattccattatcgtattcttgtgaatatcaagtatttgagattcatgtacaagaaaacgatatgcgctactgttttgagcatatccaatgaaaatgcaatcaacaattttttttcctatctttactttctttggagtgggtactgctaccttggcaagacacccccacactcgcaagtattggtaggaaGGACTTCTACCTTTTCATAACTCATATGGActtttatcttgcttctttcggggcatcttatttaaaaggtaattttCTGTTAGAATAGCTTCCCCCCATATGTTCTGTGGTAAACtagaacttaataacaacgcattcatcatttctttcaaggtctgattctttctctctgcaataccattttgctgaggagaataaggtgcagttctttcgtgtttgataccgtgttgagcacaaaactcagcaaatggtgattcatattcacctccacgatcacttcttagcaccttaattttcttgctaagtTGGTTTTCAATTCACTCttatattggacaaatttgtcAATAGATTCATCCTTATTTTTGAGGagatacacataacaaaattttgtgctatcgtcaacaaaagtaatgaagtatttatttcgACCACGAGTTTGCACACTTTTTAGATCACATATATCACTGTGAATTAGATCAAATGGTTCACTATTTCTTTCGATAGTTCGAAAAGATGATCTGGTTAGTTTTGTCTCAACACAAGTGTCACAGTtgtgttgtttatcaatttggaatgcaggaatgcttttcatgttaattagtctATGAATTGTATCGTAATTAACGTGTCCAAGTCTACCATGCCATAAACAAGAAGACTCAAGCAAGTAAGCAAAAGTTTTATCTTTATTCATCATGGGCTTAACAGCCATAACATTGAGTTTAAATAACCCATTACAAACATAACCTTTACCAACAGACATTCCACTTTTCGACAAAACTACCTTATCTGACTCGAAGACAATGCGAAAACCATGCTTGTTAAGAAGCAATCCTGACACCAAGTTCTTGCGGATGTCAGGTACATACAACACATTGTTCAAAGTCAGTTCTTTTCCAGATGTCATCTTTAGGACAACTTTCCCTTGACCCTTGATTTCCGAAGTTGCGGAATTTTTCATGAATAGCTTTTCCCCATTCATAGATTCCTCAAGGATAGCAAACATTTCCTTGTCGGAGCAAACATGGCGAGTGGCACCAGTGTCGATCCACCACTCTCTTGGGTTAGAACCCACCAGATTAACTTCTGATATTTCGAAACCTCTTGAGATATGTTCTCCACCATATTCACATCTCGGTTTCTATTTGGCTTCTTACATTCAGATGCCTTGTGACCCATGCCATCACAGTTATAGCATTTTCCAGAGAACTTCTTCTTTGAAACGCCTCCTTTTTGTCTGAGGTTCAACTTTTTGTTGGAGGGAGAGAAGTTTCTTTTTTTTCGAGCTTTGGCCATGCTCGACAACATTTGCTTTAGCGGCAACAGGAGAAAACAATCATCTTTCCGAACTCTTGTTGTCTTCCTCGATGCGAAGTCTAACAATGAGCTCTTCAATGTTCATCTCCTTTCGCTTGTGTTTCAAGTAGTTTTTGAAATCATTCCAAGCTGGTGGTAGCTTCTCAACTATAGCAACCACTTGGAAAGATTCGCTCAACGTCATCCCCTCGGCATGAATCTAGTGAAGAATCACTTGGATTTCTTGAACTTGACTTATAACCGGCTTAGaatccaccattttaaaatccAGAAAGCGGCCTACAAGAAACTTCTTGGCCCCGGCATCCTCGGTTTTGTACTTTCTGTCAAGGGATTCCCATAGCTCTTTGGCTGTCTTTTTTTCGCAGTACACATTGTACAACGAGTCGGCCAATCCATTCAGCACATAATTTCGGCATAGGAAATCAGAATGATTCCAAGCCTCCAGTGCACTGACAGATTCAACATCTCCCTCACTCTCTTTCAGATTAGGAGCATCCTCGAATAGGAATCTAGCCAGGTTAAGTGTTGTCAAGTAGAACAACATTTTCTGCTGCCACCTCTTGAAGTCCACACCAGTGAACTTCTTAGGCTTTTCACCGTGGCTGGTTGGGACAGTAACCGCAGCAGCACGTGGGTTAGCATAAGGGACAACTTGCGGCATAGCATGACCAGTTTCCCTTAGCACGTTGGTTTCAGTAGCCATATCTGAACTTTAACCACGTAATGAGTGAGTCTGTTTTAAGTTGTTATCCAAAATATACGGAAAAAACAGGACAGAAAGATATGCAGTAAACCAAACAAGCGTGctgtttacagtatgactaaTGTATAAAACCAGCAAATCAGTATCATGAAGAAAGCAGTAGTATAATGCTTAATTAAatcaaaccgaggcctgtagcttgtacagttttcttaaaacagattcgccccCTCTGGTATGTGCTTCGATGATTcagcggacgtctgtttcccaggatacaacgggcAAACCAGCAGAGTTGCAGCACAAAGCACTATGCTAGCGAACAAAAGCAGTACCTGAACTTTATCAGTGAACGGAGCAGAAGCAGAACAAGCAGAAGCAGTACTGTAGTAGAAGAAGTAGAAGCAGTACTGCAGCAGAACAAGCAAAAGTACTGTAGAAGAACAAGCAGTAGTACTGTAGCAGAACAAGCAGAAGTACTGTAGCAAAACGCTGAAGCAGTAGGAGAAAGTGGATTTTTCGgtcgttttttctttttttttttttctggccTTGGCACATCTCCTATTTATACGTGCCTATACAAGTCATACGAAAGGCCAAAGGTTGCCATAAAGATGGCATATGAAGGACCAAAGGTTGGGCATACGAAGCACCAGCAGCCAAGCCATGCGAAAGGTCTCAAGGGCATGTGAAGGGTCTCaaccgaaaaaaaaaataacaaaagttgtCATAGACTAGCTGGGCGATTTTTGACTTGATCGGTTACGCTTGCACACAAGTCAAGCCTTTTTCCACTGCAAATCGGGCTCATGATTTGCAACCCCCTGCGCCGGCGTGCGCGAGAGAGAGTCTCTTGACCAATTTTTGTTACACCTCCATAAAGTGTAACACAATATAAGCTTATCTATACCACCTTATTTTTCCAATGTGGGACAAAaccacattttcacatttcCATTCACTTACATGGAAAAGCCCATAAACCTCAACCCATTTAATCCAACACGTGATTCTTTTTATAAAATAGTGGAATATCcataaaagaaacaaaaactttAATAAGGTACCTTCTctttatttgaagaaaatattagaaaatttaaatacattGTGAATAATATGAGTTAGTACTTAATTTGAGagtgatttatgttttttttactcatatatacttcaatttctttgttattgtacccaataaattatttttaaactatGAGTTGTCCACTTTTCTTGGTACGTCTTCATGAACTAGATGATCATCGTTCTTAGTGTTGTGTTTTGAGTGATAAGCTTGCGAGTCAGATGTTTTCTGCTGTGGCACTTCGTCGGCGGTTCCAGAGGTGGATTTTGGTGGAGAAAAGGAATTTGATGCGAACGAGAACCCATACTCCCAATACACACAATGCTACAATGACTATATATGGTTGTAACCGTGGACGAATACATtggcggagccagaaatatggtTCTGTCCagattagaattttaaattttagaatcttttaatattttaaattgatctacccgggctaatatcatattattccaaaattatacaaaatttacatataatttgtttaaaaaaaattggaccacTCGGGCTTTATATATGCAGACGAATAAGACGTCCCTGAAGATCGTTTACTCTCACGAGGTTTACTCATCGCCATGAGAAACTTTAATATGCACAAAAATAAATATGGAATATACAGACACAGATGAATGGGAGTTGTGAGAGAGATCTGAGGGTAAGAGAGGAGTGTAAAGAAAGGGCCGCGCGCCTAAGATCCACAAGACAAGGACAACAGCATTGTTATGCTTCCATGCAAAATTAAAGTAGATAATAATAACTAACGAGTGTGATTATATAAACAGATGTATATTT from Primulina huaijiensis isolate GDHJ02 unplaced genomic scaffold, ASM1229523v2 scaffold33189, whole genome shotgun sequence includes the following:
- the LOC140968207 gene encoding uncharacterized protein, translated to MATETNVLRETGHAMPQVVPYANPRAAAVTVPTSHGEKPKKFTGVDFKRWQQKMLFYLTTLNLARFLFEDAPNLKESEGDVESVSALEAWNHSDFLCRNYVLNGLADSLYNVYCEKKTAKELWESLDRKYKTEDAGAKKFLVGRFLDFKMVDSKPIHAEGMTLSESFQVVAIVEKLPPAWNDFKNYLKHKRKEMNIEELIVRLRIEEDNKSSER